One window of the Rosa rugosa chromosome 3, drRosRugo1.1, whole genome shotgun sequence genome contains the following:
- the LOC133739661 gene encoding (S)-8-oxocitronellyl enol synthase ISY1-like has product MSWWWAGAIGAAKKKFDPDDAPAKYQSVALVLGVTGLVGNSLAEILPLPDTPGGPWKVYGVARRPRPQWNADHPIQYIQCDLLDSKQTEAELSQLTDVTHIFYVTWASKPTEAENCEANGKMLSNVLNAVIPNAPNLQHICMQTGRKHYLGSFDMLGKVQPHEPPYHEDLPRLNAPNFYYVMEDILFEEVKKKEGLTWSVHRPGLIFGFSPYSLMNMIGSLCVYAAICKHEGQPLRFPGSKGTWEGFWDVSDADMIAEHQIWAAVEPYAKNEAFNCSNGDVFKWKHLWGILAEQFELVPAGLQEELSFEEMMKDKGPVWDEIVREHGLVPTKLEEVGNWWFLDIMFQVDSTVDSMNKSKEHGFVGFRNSKTSFVSWIDKMKSFRIVP; this is encoded by the exons ATGAGTTGGTGGTGGGCAGGAGCCATAGGAGCTGCAAAG AAAAAGTTTGATCCAGACGATGCACCTGCCAAGTACCAGAGCGTGGCCCTCGTACTTGGGGTCACCGGACTCGTCGGAAACAGCCTCGCCGAGATTCTTCCACTGCCCGACACTCCCGGCGGGCCGTGGAAGGTCTACGGAGTGGCCCGGCGGCCCCGGCCACAGTGGAACGCTGACCACCCGATTCAGTACATCCAGTGTGACCTCTTAGACTCCAAACAGACAGAGGCAGAGCTCTCCCAGCTCACTGATGTCACTCACATTTTTTATGTCACATGGGCGAGCAAGCCAACTGAAGCTGAGAACTGTGAGGCTAATGGCAAGATGTTAAGCAATGTGTTGAATGCAGTGATCCCAAACGCGCCGAATTTGCAGCATATATGTATGCAGACGGGTCGGAAGCACTACTTAGGTTCGTTTGACATGTTGGGGAAAGTCCAACCCCATGAACCTCCATATCACGAAGACCTGCCGAGGCTTAATGCCCCCAATTTTTACTATGTGATGGAGGATATTCTGTTTGAGgaggtgaagaagaaggaggggcTGACATGGTCTGTGCACAGGCCGGGACTCATATTCGGGTTCTCACCGTATAGCTTGATGAATATGATTGGGAGTTTGTGTGTTTACGCTGCGATTTGTAAGCATGAAGGGCAGCCGTTGAGGTTTCCGGGGAGTAAAGGAACTTGGGAAGGGTTCTGGGACGTGTCTGATGCGGATATGATTGCTGAACATCAGATATGGGCAGCTGTGGAGCCTTATGCCAAGAATGAAGCTTTTAATTGTAGCAACGGGGATGTGTTCAAGTGGAAGCATTTGTGGGGGATTCTGGCCGAGCAGTTCGAGCTAGTGCCTGCTGGACTTCAGGAGGAGTTGAGTTTTGAGGAGATGATGAAAGATAAAGGGCCAGTGTGGGATGAAATTGTAAGAGAGCATGGTTTGGTGCCTACCAAATTGGAAGAGGTAGGGAACTGGTGGTTTCTGGACATTATGTTTCAGGTTGATTCAACTGTGGACAGTATGAACAAGAGCAAAGAGCATGGTTTTGTTGGCTTTAGGAACTCGAAAACTTCCTTTGTTTCTTGGATTGACAAGATGAAGTCTTTTAGAATTGTTCCTTGA
- the LOC133737126 gene encoding TMV resistance protein N-like yields the protein MGGIGKTTISRVVYERISCEFEFSFLLTNIRNAAEKYGILHLQKQLLSGIWMKKDDILDLHQGTTIIKRLLGNRKVLLILDDVNHSSHLQYLAGNRKWFGLGSRVLITTRNEHLLIEHGVKRRLKVEELNNEDSLQLFCWKAFKKHNPKKDFLGVSDFVVNYAKGLPLALEVLGSFLHGRDLSEWNSALSKLGRVCNLEIFDILKISYDGLDDEEKKIFLDIACYFCGEEKDRVTKVLTSFDVSATIGITVLAERSLLTISCGRLWMHGLLQEMGREIVRRESSDEPGRRSRLWLLEDIKHVLTKNTGTESIESIVLDSTKQGVNVDVNARSFLMMNKLRYLVIKNVKLSNGLEYLPDSLRILEWTGYPSKSLPSHFNPEKLLELNMCHSCIRNFPLGIEPLYNLKTIKLSGSLNLVCTPNFKAMPYLELLFLEGCTQLYRVDSSIEVLERLALLNLKDCKNLVHFASVHGLKSLKVFNLSGCSKLNKLPNNMDHLESLEELYVNGTGIRELPSSIGKIDRLQLLNLKDCRDLMFLPSSVCDLKSLKAVNFSGCSKLEKLPDELGHVECLEKLDVSGTGLRELPSSIALLKNLKELSLAGCKGQSSKSWNIIFHPLQLLLRRSHIPAGMSLPCLSGLHSLTKLNLSDCNLSEGEIPGDLGCLSLLTKLNLSRNQFVKLPLSICQLSRLEYLNLEYCQKLQTLSELPSHVRVKVSNCISLDTFSNPIEQCNALSAECYNCFKMVEKQRFKSVALSLLLRYFEEPTPKADRRYYCRFNFVSPGNQIPKWFNHQSVGSSIFVELRQGWFSSKWMGFALCAVFRLQKPLQPLLRMAIGCSLRLNGQRLSTSPIQRFGEKWGQPVSDHIWLFYVHRDRYFINKWQDIYSQLEFSFLSRYLKAGIDEEILQVKKCGVRLIYEKDVEELRQTLWKQSNVGIKNTKRGFQQSNASSSSTTGTVSDCIHQEGEEEPHTKRLKQLGAGPSRSTCIDDLEDQSLTPNHTETENGLVLL from the exons ATGGGTGGAATTGGTAAGACAACAATTTCCAGAGTTGTTTATGAGAGAATCTCTTGTGAATTTGAATTTAGTTTCCTTCTCACCAATATTAGAAATGCCGCTGAGAAATATGGTATACTTCATCTACAAAAGCAACTTCTTTCTGGGATATGGATGAAAAAGGATGACATCTTAGACCTACATCAAGGAACCACCATAATAAAGAGATTGTTAGGTAACAGAAAGGTTCTTCTCATTCTTGATGACGTGAACCATTCAAGCCATTTACAATATTTGGCTGGAAACCGCAAGTGGTTTGGTTTAGGAAGTAGAGTTCTAATCACAACTAGAAATGAGCATTTGTTAATCGAACATGGAGTAAAGAGAAGATTAAAGGTTGAGGAATTAAATAATGAGGATTCTCTTCAACTTTTCTGCTGGAAAGCGTTTAAGAAACATAACCCTAAAAAAGATTTTCTTGGTGTGTCTGATTTTGTTGTGAATTATGCGAAGGGTCTCCCTTTAGCTCTTGAAGTCTTAGGTTCTTTTTTGCATGGAAGAGATCTAAGTGAATGGAACAGTGCACTGAGCAAACTAGGAAGAGTTTGTAATTTGGAAATTTTTGACATACTTAAAATAAGTTATGATGGTCTAGatgatgaggagaagaaaataTTCCTAGACATTGCATGTTACTTTTGTGGAGAGGAGAAAGATCGAGTAACAAAAGTACTAACCAGTTTCGACGTTTCTGCAACCATTGGAATAACTGTCCTGGCAGAGAGATCTCTTCTGACTATTTCGTGTGGAAGATTATGGATGCATGGTTTGCTCCAAGAAATGGGGCGGGAAATTGTCCGTCGGGAATCTTCTGATGAGCCAGGCAGGCGCAGTAGGTTGTGGCTTCTTGAAGACATCAAACATGTCTTAACCAAAAATACA GGAACAGAATCAATAGAAAGCATTGTTCTGGACTCAACTAAGCAAGGAGTAAACGTGGACGTGAATGCTAGATCCTTTTTAATGATGAACAAATTGAGATACCTCGTGATTAAGAATGTGAAGCTATCTAATGGCCTTGAATATCTTCCCGATAGTCTTCGGATTCTTGAATGGACCGGGTATCCGTCAAAATCTCTCCCATCGCATTTCAACCCTGAGAAGCTACTAGAACTTAATATGTGCCATAGTTGCATTAGAAATTTTCCCCTGGGAATAGAG CCTTTATACAATTTAAAAACCATTAAACTCAGTGGATCTCTGAATCTTGTCTGCACCCCAAACTTCAAAGCTATGCCATATCTTGAGCTTCTGTTTCTGGAAGGTTGTACACAACTGTATAGGGTTGACTCATCAATTGAAGTGCTTGAAAGACTTGCTCTGCTGAACTTGAAGGATTGCAAGAATCTTGTGCATTTTGCTAGTGTGCATGGCTTAAAATCTCTCAAAGTTTTCAATCTTTCTGGGTGCTCAAAACTTAACAAACTACCAAATAACATGGATCACTTAGAGAGTTTGGAGGAGCTTTATGTCAATGGCACTGGCATAAGAGAACTACCTTCCTCTATTGGAAAGATTGATAGACTTCAGCTGCTGAACTTGAAAGATTGTAGAGATCTCATGTTTCTTCCAAGCAGTGTGTGTGACTTAAAATCTCTCAAAGCTGTTAATTTTTCTGGTTGCTCAAAGCTTGAAAAATTGCCGGATGAGTTGGGTCATGTAGAATGTTTAGAGAAGCTTGATGTGAGTGGAACTGGCCTAAGAGAACTGCCCTCCTCAATTGCTCTTTTGAAAAATCTCAAAGAATTATCTCTTGCTGGATGTAAAGGACAATCATCTAAATCCTGGAATATCATCTTCCACCCTCTTCAGTTATTGCTAAGAAGAAGTCACATTCCAGCAGGAATGTCGCTGCCTTGTTTATCTGGTTTGCATTCGTTAACCAAACTTAATCTAAGTGACTGCAATCTTTCTGAAGGAGAGATCCCCGGTGATCTTGGATGCTTGTCTTTATTAACGAAATTAAATCTCAGCAGAAATCAGTTCGTTAAACTACCCTTGAGCATCTGCCAACTCTCTAGACTTGAATATCTTAACTTGGAGTACTGCCAAAAACTTCAGACATTATCAGAGCTTCCTTCTCATGTACGGGTGAAAGTTAGCAACTGCATTTCATTGGATACATTTTCCAACCCAATAGAACAATGCAATGCGCTATCCGCAGAATGCTACAACTGTTTCAAGATGGTGGAGAAGCAAAGATTTAAGAGTGTAGCACTTTCATTGCTTTTACGATACTTTGAG GAACCTACACCCAAGGCAGATCGTCGCTATTATTGTCGATTCAACTTTGTTTCTCCtggaaatcaaattccaaagtGGTTTAATCACCAAAGTGTGGGGTCATCTATATTTGTAGAGCTTCGTCAAGGTTGGTTCAGTTCTAAGTGGATGGGGTTTGCCTTGTGTGCTGTTTTTAGACTCCAAAAACCACTTCAGCCGTTGTTGAGGATGGCGATTGGTTGCTCACTGAGACTCAATGGACAAAGGTTGTCGACTAGCCCTATTCAGAGGTTTGGGGAAAAGTGGGGTCAACCAGTGTCGGATCACATTTGGTTGTTCTATGTGCACCGTGATAGATACTTTATAAATAAGTGGCAGGATATCTACTCTCAGCTTGAATTTTCATTTCTATCTCGGTACTTGAAGGCAGGAATCGATGAGGAAATTCTGCAAGTGAAGAAGTGTGGAGTCCGGTTGATATATGAGAAAGATGTGGAGGAGCTTCGGCAAACATTATGGAAG
- the LOC133739660 gene encoding pentatricopeptide repeat-containing protein At5g02860 produces the protein MADKMALPLLLPNPPPSSSKPFFPNHHQTQNPSQPPPLPPPPPPPITPILQELLLHPNPSTPQSQHPSCRRTRTRIGRSRDSNRGKPWSHHRLSSQGQHILDSLINSPFDSSKLDEQLHSLVELHRVEFGSNTDSLSLDVLGIVKGLAFHKKFELAVSVFEWFKKRDDCESILSGSVVSVVISILGKMGRVSSAASLFRSLHKDGFALDVYAYTSLITACASNGRYREAVSVFKKMEEEGCKPTLITYNVVLNVYGKMGTPWHKIKAIVEGMKSAGIAPDSYTYNTLITCCRRGSLYVEAAEVFEEMKAAGFAPDKVTYNALLDVYGKSRRTKEAMEVLKDMELNGFSPSIVSYNSLISAYARDGLLEEAMALKTQMVERGIKPDVFTYTTLFSGYEKAGKDEAAMRVFDEMKGSGCKPNICTFNALIKMHGNRGKFTEMMNVLEEINTCKCSPDIVTWNTLLAVFGQNGMDSEVSGVFREMKRAGFVPERDTFNTLISAYSRCGSFDQAVEVYKSMQEAGITPDLSSYNAVLAALARGGLWEQSEKILAEMKNGRCKPNELTYSSLLHAYANGKEMERMHILAEEIYSAVIEPHAVVLKTLVLVFSKSDLLLETEHAFLELRKKGFSPDITTLNAMLSIYGRRQMVSKASEILRFMNEMGYTPSLTTYNSVMYMYSRSEDFEKSETFLREIMEKGIKPDIISYNTVIYAYCRNGRMRDASRIFSEMSASGIAPDVITYNTFVASYAADSLFVEAIDVVRYMIKHGCKPNQNTYNSIVDWYCKHNRQDEGKKFVDNLRNLDPHIAKGEECRLLDRIRNKWS, from the coding sequence ATGGCTGATAAAATGGCTCTCCCTCTTCTCCTCCCTAACCCACCTCCCTCCTCCTCTAAACCCTTCTTCCCCAACCAccaccaaacccaaaacccctCTCAGCCACCACCAttaccaccacctccaccaccacccatCACCCCAATTCTCCAAGAGCTCCTCCTCCACCCAAACCCCTCAACCCCTCAATCCCAACACCCTTCTTGTCGCAGAACCCGCACGCGCATCGGCCGCTCGCGTGACTCCAACCGCGGCAAGCCCTGGTCCCACCACCGCCTCTCCTCCCAAGGTCAGCACATCCTAGACTCCTTAATCAACTCACCCTTTGACTCCTCTAAGCTAGATGAACAGCTTCACAGTCTAGTTGAGTTGCATAGAGTTGAGTTTGGGTCTAACACGGACTCTTTGTCTTTGGATGTTCTGGGTATTGTCAAAGGCTTAGCCTTTCACAAGAAATTTGAGTTGGCTGTGAGTGTGTTTGAGTGGTTTAAGAAACGTGATGACTGTGAGTCCATTTTGAGTGGTTCTGTTGTTTCTGTGGTTATTAGCATTCTTGGTAAGATGGGCCGGGTTTCGAGTGCTGCTTCTTTGTTTAGAAGTTTACATAAGGATGGGTTTGCTCTTGATGTTTATGCTTACACTTCTTTGATTACTGCTTGTGCTAGTAATGGGAGGTATAGGGAGGCTGTTTCGGTTTTtaagaaaatggaggaagagGGTTGCAAGCCCACTTTGATAACTTACAATGTGGTTTTGAATGTGTATGGGAAAATGGGCACTCCTTGGCATAAGATTAAAGCTATTGTTGAGGGTATGAAGAGTGCCGGGATTGCCCCGGATTCTTATACTTATAACACGCTGATAACTTGTTGTCGGCGGGGGTCTTTGTATGTAGAGGCGGCTGAGGTTTTTGAGGAGATGAAAGCAGCGGGGTTTGCACCTGATAAGGTTACGTATAATGCGTTGTTGGATGTTTATGGGAAGTCTCGGCGGACTAAGGAAGCAATGGAGGTGTTGAAAGATATGGAGCTTAATGGGTTTTCTCCAAGCATTGTGTCTTACAATTCGTTGATATCAGCTTATGCAAGAGATGGTTTATTGGAGGAAGCAATGGCCCTGAAAACCCAGATGGTGGAAAGGGGGATTAAACCTGATGTTTTTACCTACACCACCCTTTTCTCGGGATATGAGAAGGCTGGGAAGGATGAGGCTGCAATGAGGGTTTTTGACGAGATGAAAGGTTCTGGCTGCAAGCCAAACATTTGTACCTTTAATGCCCTTATTAAGATGCACGGTAACAGGGGAAAGTTCACAGAAATGATGAATGTTCTTGAAGAGATCAACACATGTAAGTGCAGCCCGGATATTGTTACTTGGAATACACTTTTGGCAGTGTTTGGCCAAAACGGGATGGACTCAGAAGTGTCGGGAGTGTTCAGAGAGATGAAGAGGGCAGGATTTGTTCCTGAGAGGGATACTTTTAACACTCTAATCAGTGCATACAGCCGATGTGGTTCTTTTGACCAAGCTGTGGAGGTGTATAAGAGTATGCAAGAAGCGGGAATTACTCCAGACCTTTCCTCATATAATGCTGTTTTAGCAGCATTGGCTCGAGGTGGGCTTTGGGAACAGTCTGAGAAAATACTTGCTGAAATGAAGAATGGTCGTTGCAAACCCAATGAGCTTACGTATAGTTCTCTTCTCCATGCTTATGCCAATGGGAAAGAAATGGAACGCATGCATATTCTGGCTGAAGAAATATACTCTGCTGTAATTGAACCCCATGCTGTGGTCTTAAAGACACTTGTTCTAGTTTTTAGTAAAAGCGACCTCTTGTTGGAAACAGAACATGCCTTCTTGGAACTGAGAAAGAAAGGGTTTTCACCTGACATAACTACGCTGAATGCCATGTTATCAATATATGGTCGGAGGCAGATGGTTTCAAAAGCAAGTGAGATCTTGAGATTCATGAATGAGATGGGCTACACTCCTAGCTTGACAACTTACAATAGTGTGATGTACATGTACAGTCGCTCTGAAGATTTTGAGAAATCGGAAACTTTTCTAAGGGAGATTATGGAGAAGGGAATAAAGCCGGATATAATTTCCTACAATACTGTTATCTATGCTTATTGTAGAAATGGTCGTATGAGAGACGCTTCCCGGATATTCTCAGAGATGAGTGCTTCCGGGATTGCTCCAGATGTAATCACTTACAACACCTTTGTGGCAAGTTATGCAGCCGATTCATTGTTTGTCGAAGCCATTGATGTGGTCCGGTACATGATCAAGCATGGATGTAAACCCAACCAGAACACATACAACTCCATTGTAGATTGGTACTGCAAGCACAATCGACAAGACGAGGGAAAGAAGTTTGTTGACAACCTTCGCAATCTTGATCCACATATTGCTAAGGGGGAGGAATGCAGATTATTAGACCGTATTAGAAATAAATGGTCATAG